The proteins below come from a single Fusobacterium nucleatum genomic window:
- a CDS encoding ABC transporter substrate-binding protein, translating into MRNKKLGIIGIFVLCLLFLIACNKEKEEMAKPEEKEVVLRLEGGDFGYPNPFRHQNRGPGFFKMELIYDSLLEKDENGLIPWLAKEWEVSEDGKTFTFTLVDGAKWHDGKDLTAEDVAFTVEYFKKHPPVRGGLMLNGEYLMDSVSVDGNKVIIHTVDYTPVALEKIGSMRIIPKHIWEKVDDPEKFSGEGDIVGSGPYKLVAYNSEQGSYKMEKNNEFWGLEPAATAIEWIPVSDRVLAFQNGEIDITVIPVDLLKNFENNKEFKIVKNFGLHNYRLYFNFDKVPALQDKDVRQAIAYAIDRKELIDKLERGSGLEGSQGYLPPTHSMYNKNLPAYSYNVEKAKELMKGKTFEVELLVGNSPKEVKMAELIKIRLEEIGISVKVVSIDSKARDARVRDIDYQMAIMKSGGMGADPDMLREIYSSKSKKGELAGYHNEVLDELLSQQSTEKDVEKRKELIYKIQEVLAEEIPMLLLYGEVENTVYRPEKYDYWTTRYDHTKLDHPKLSYIIRPKK; encoded by the coding sequence GTGAGAAATAAAAAGTTAGGTATTATAGGAATTTTTGTTTTATGTTTACTTTTTTTAATTGCTTGCAATAAAGAAAAAGAAGAAATGGCAAAGCCAGAAGAAAAGGAAGTAGTTCTTAGATTAGAGGGAGGAGATTTTGGCTATCCAAATCCATTTAGACACCAAAATAGAGGACCAGGTTTTTTCAAAATGGAGTTAATTTATGATTCATTATTGGAAAAAGATGAGAATGGATTAATTCCTTGGCTAGCAAAAGAATGGGAAGTAAGTGAAGATGGAAAAACTTTTACATTTACTTTGGTAGATGGTGCAAAATGGCATGATGGAAAAGATTTAACAGCAGAAGATGTAGCTTTTACTGTGGAATATTTTAAAAAGCATCCACCAGTAAGAGGAGGGCTTATGTTAAATGGAGAATACTTAATGGATTCAGTTTCTGTTGATGGAAATAAAGTTATAATTCATACAGTGGATTATACACCAGTAGCACTTGAAAAAATTGGTAGTATGAGAATAATTCCAAAACATATTTGGGAAAAAGTAGATGACCCAGAAAAATTTTCAGGAGAAGGAGATATTGTGGGGTCAGGTCCATATAAATTGGTGGCATATAATTCAGAACAAGGTTCATATAAAATGGAAAAGAATAATGAATTTTGGGGATTAGAACCAGCTGCAACAGCAATAGAATGGATACCAGTCAGTGATAGAGTTTTAGCATTTCAAAATGGAGAAATTGATATTACAGTAATTCCTGTTGACTTATTGAAAAATTTTGAAAATAACAAAGAATTTAAAATTGTTAAAAATTTTGGTTTACATAATTACAGATTATATTTTAATTTTGATAAAGTCCCAGCTTTACAAGATAAAGATGTAAGACAAGCAATTGCCTATGCTATTGATAGAAAAGAATTAATTGATAAATTAGAAAGAGGTTCAGGTTTAGAGGGAAGTCAAGGTTATTTACCGCCAACTCATTCAATGTATAATAAAAATCTTCCAGCTTATTCTTATAATGTAGAAAAGGCAAAAGAGCTTATGAAAGGTAAAACTTTTGAAGTGGAACTATTGGTAGGAAATAGTCCTAAGGAAGTAAAAATGGCAGAACTTATAAAAATAAGATTAGAAGAAATTGGAATTTCAGTAAAAGTAGTAAGTATTGATAGTAAAGCAAGAGATGCTAGAGTGAGGGATATAGACTATCAAATGGCAATTATGAAATCTGGTGGAATGGGAGCAGATCCAGATATGTTAAGAGAAATATATTCATCTAAATCAAAAAAAGGAGAATTAGCAGGCTATCATAATGAAGTCTTAGATGAATTATTATCTCAACAATCAACAGAAAAAGATGTTGAAAAAAGAAAAGAATTAATATACAAAATTCAAGAAGTTTTAGCAGAAGAAATTCCAATGCTTTTATTATATGGAGAAGTTGAAAATACAGTTTACAGACCAGAAAAATATGATTATTGGACAACTAGATATGACCATACTAAACTAGATCATCCTAAATTATCATATATAATAAGACCAAAGAAATGA
- a CDS encoding autotransporter-associated N-terminal domain-containing protein, which produces MNNNLYEVEKSLRSIAKRYKSIKYSVGLAILFLMMGGSVFSQEINDENATINPILTREEITLSKENLKNSVGNLQSKIDSAKAENERGLGGLRLELIQLMEQGDQVVKSPWSSWQFGMNYMYDNWRGTYKGIGDKSEKYPYEGIFVRSDNIFERYTSPISKKYRLLSLSTDKKAASSNARTGLSLYRYGNVDLKNIEEPLVEWEVSAGVNPRKIAKIKPLELVLKHKVNFKAPKLPKFLIPDEEAEVVDIPKVPDIPLGGTRVHISAEIEDYAKIEKAWKQPVLVGKQQAQDKATGPISQTDVKGKDGRGTFEIKHDETDYFSIKTKNTVFTGKEGSDHHTTFTYDKNLDYKFKYIGEFGPLALRAGGGHDFSIENTDIISSGKIKSPIGRFRNIFYILELNANENETTSLTLKKNSTITVNSDRTGSVLFFNYIPNSKLKFTNEGTIKINKQNSFVVAFINWKGNKDLGTFINKGNINIEGEHAYVISDNYGFSSYYHFVNNGNIKISGKYNRGIEVSEYDGEKYKRVSVIQLNKPIIIDGESSSAFYFRRLNRSRKFEAMINGKLEKSFFNIELYGKKNTGMRIGIGGIEESGEVIFQNFKIKSINGEGNNLVRIQKQNDIKFLKGGEHHELTIEGGEGNLAFYVQNSKGVINEGDITIKESGSGVSKNSTGIVSSLESEVENKGKLSIKGDKVKGLYALKNGKIINSGEFTFDGDTTDTEKGSIGIYAKQGGTVETNGKTNITVSNPKSVGLFAENKGDDSKYSADAEIKISNAEINAKNGAFNLYANKGGKITLEDNVTLNTEKNSLAFYTAYSSGNPGGKIVFNKTVTANIKKGGTAFYYDLSSSSGNFNFSTWYANNFEHNNNSKLKLNMEDGGRILFLSNGNLTLSGMISNFSLANQIEVSGNNYIYASLVNSNLDLDKDINLDDNKDSYKKLEILSSSIKNSKTIKGSKKGQLAIAQENTDDNPASKIKLLNNNKIELTGEESVGIYGKRAEIDNKGSISVGEKSAAIYLVEDNGGKTLAGSAKNNGLITLGEYSSGMLYKSAATGKYQALDGGIFNFGEIKSTAKNAIGMNFESSHNSKKIINETTGKIELTGENSIGMYASGTGNYEIQNLGKILMGSSSELKTPNIGVYTNNKNSLIKNKGIISVGAKSIGIYGHSVNTENDSDISVGNSGIGVYSVGGNLNLKGKLKVGTNEAKGVLVTGDNQVVTNDMSSITLEDNSFGIVDTGNNNKISSNTTEVSLGNKNVFLYSESTTGDIINNTKITTNGNGNFGIYTAGKASNTANMDLRQGLGNVGLYSIGTKLVSNSETIKVGASDPLQRLYSIAMAAGYYDRDSKTTIHTGNIVNTGRIEVSGKYGIGMYASGLGSKAVNEGNIYLTGRNSIGMFLDNGAEGINKGNIIATPDAVRAIGAVAMNGAIFKNYGTINIVSKNGVGVLVRKGGKLEEYANPSASAAPGSSNISAETRVKTSNLTKTEKEIEGGSVKITTPTGSKNGKIEINGKKVPNVGIDTNVPSPNARIIEKTKEGSSKVKIINLRENEIEKSKASASKLGMYVDTSGVNYTNPIQGLNNLTEETEVDFILGTEAAKYTNSKAIKIKENILTPYNETILSNPQIKKWYVYSGSLTWIGTVQLNSDESQVKAAYLAKIPYTNFANDKDVYNFSDGLEQRYDKNALDSKEKSVFNKLNGIGKNEAILLSQAFDEMMGHQYATVQQRINATGEILSQEFDYLRSEWQTVSKDSNKVKVFGTNGEYKTDTAGVIDYKNYAYGVAYVHEDETVRLGKTLGWYTGIVHNTFKFKDIGRSKEQMLQAKLGVFKSVPFDYDNSLNWTISWEVFAGYNKMHRRFLVVDEIFHAKSKYYSYGLGVKNEVSKSFRLSEDFSFKPYAALKTEYGRMTKIREKSGEIKLEVKHNDYFSIRPEFGGELAYKHLFDRKTLAVGLTVAYENELGRIANGKNKARVVDTTADWFNIRGEKEDRRGNIKTDLNIGLDNQRYGVTANVGYDTKGHNVRGGLGLRVIF; this is translated from the coding sequence ATGAATAATAATCTATATGAAGTAGAAAAAAGTTTGCGTTCAATAGCAAAAAGATATAAATCAATTAAATATTCTGTTGGTTTGGCAATCTTATTTTTAATGATGGGAGGAAGTGTATTTTCACAAGAAATAAATGATGAAAATGCAACAATAAATCCAATTCTAACAAGAGAAGAAATTACTTTATCAAAAGAAAATTTAAAAAATTCAGTGGGAAATTTGCAATCAAAAATTGATAGTGCAAAAGCTGAAAATGAAAGAGGTTTAGGAGGATTAAGATTAGAATTAATTCAATTAATGGAACAAGGGGATCAAGTAGTAAAATCACCATGGAGTTCTTGGCAATTTGGAATGAATTATATGTATGATAACTGGAGAGGTACATATAAGGGAATAGGAGATAAGTCAGAAAAATATCCTTATGAAGGAATTTTTGTTAGAAGTGATAATATTTTTGAAAGATATACTTCACCTATAAGTAAAAAATATAGGTTGCTTTCTTTATCCACAGATAAAAAAGCAGCTTCTTCAAATGCAAGAACAGGATTGAGTCTTTATAGATATGGAAATGTAGATTTGAAAAATATAGAAGAACCATTAGTTGAATGGGAAGTATCAGCTGGTGTAAATCCAAGAAAAATAGCAAAAATAAAGCCATTAGAATTAGTATTAAAACATAAAGTCAATTTTAAAGCTCCTAAACTTCCTAAATTTTTAATACCTGATGAAGAAGCAGAAGTTGTAGATATTCCTAAAGTACCAGATATTCCATTAGGTGGAACTAGAGTACATATATCTGCTGAGATAGAAGATTATGCTAAAATAGAAAAAGCTTGGAAGCAACCTGTACTTGTTGGAAAACAGCAAGCCCAAGACAAAGCTACAGGTCCTATTTCTCAAACTGATGTTAAAGGAAAAGATGGAAGAGGAACATTTGAAATTAAGCATGATGAAACTGATTATTTTTCTATAAAAACAAAAAATACTGTTTTTACTGGAAAAGAAGGAAGTGATCATCATACAACATTTACCTATGATAAAAATTTAGATTATAAATTTAAGTATATTGGAGAATTTGGACCTTTAGCTTTAAGAGCAGGAGGAGGACATGATTTTTCAATAGAAAATACTGATATTATATCATCAGGAAAAATTAAAAGCCCCATAGGAAGATTTAGAAATATATTCTATATTTTAGAATTGAATGCAAATGAAAATGAAACTACAAGTTTGACTTTAAAAAAGAATTCAACAATAACTGTAAATTCAGATAGAACAGGATCTGTATTATTTTTTAATTATATACCTAATAGTAAATTAAAATTTACTAATGAAGGAACAATTAAAATTAACAAGCAAAATAGTTTTGTAGTAGCTTTTATAAATTGGAAAGGAAATAAAGATCTTGGGACTTTTATAAATAAAGGAAATATTAATATTGAGGGAGAACATGCATATGTAATTTCGGATAATTATGGATTTTCATCATACTATCATTTCGTAAATAATGGAAATATTAAAATAAGTGGAAAATATAATAGAGGAATTGAAGTTTCAGAGTATGATGGAGAAAAATATAAAAGAGTTTCAGTAATACAATTAAATAAGCCAATTATTATTGATGGAGAGAGCTCTTCAGCTTTTTATTTCAGAAGATTAAATAGAAGTAGAAAATTTGAAGCAATGATTAATGGAAAGTTAGAAAAATCATTTTTTAATATAGAATTATATGGAAAAAAGAATACTGGAATGCGTATTGGAATTGGTGGAATTGAAGAAAGTGGAGAAGTAATATTCCAAAATTTTAAAATAAAATCAATCAATGGAGAAGGAAACAATTTAGTAAGAATACAAAAACAAAATGATATAAAATTTTTAAAAGGTGGAGAACACCATGAGCTTACTATAGAAGGTGGAGAAGGTAATCTTGCATTTTATGTTCAAAATAGTAAAGGTGTTATAAATGAAGGGGATATCACTATAAAAGAAAGTGGCTCTGGAGTGAGTAAAAATTCCACTGGAATTGTTAGCTCACTTGAAAGTGAAGTTGAAAATAAAGGTAAATTATCTATTAAAGGAGATAAAGTAAAAGGCTTATATGCTTTAAAAAATGGAAAAATTATTAATAGTGGAGAATTTACATTTGATGGAGATACAACAGATACTGAAAAAGGGTCTATTGGAATATATGCAAAACAAGGTGGAACCGTAGAAACTAATGGCAAAACTAATATTACTGTTTCTAATCCTAAATCTGTTGGGCTATTTGCTGAGAATAAAGGCGATGATTCAAAATACTCAGCTGATGCAGAAATAAAAATTTCTAATGCAGAAATTAATGCTAAAAATGGAGCTTTCAATTTATATGCTAATAAAGGTGGAAAAATAACATTAGAAGATAATGTTACCTTAAATACAGAAAAAAATTCACTTGCATTTTATACTGCATATAGTTCTGGTAACCCAGGTGGGAAAATAGTTTTCAATAAAACTGTAACTGCTAATATAAAAAAGGGAGGAACAGCTTTTTATTATGATCTTTCCTCGTCAAGTGGAAATTTTAATTTTTCAACATGGTATGCAAATAACTTTGAGCATAACAATAATAGTAAGTTAAAATTAAATATGGAAGATGGAGGAAGAATTTTATTTTTATCAAATGGAAATTTAACTTTATCAGGCATGATAAGTAATTTTTCTTTAGCTAATCAAATTGAAGTTAGTGGAAATAATTATATTTATGCTTCATTAGTTAATAGCAATTTAGACTTAGATAAAGATATCAATTTAGATGATAATAAAGACAGCTATAAAAAATTAGAAATTCTTAGTTCTTCTATAAAAAATTCTAAAACAATAAAAGGAAGTAAAAAAGGACAACTTGCTATTGCTCAAGAAAATACTGATGATAATCCAGCTTCTAAAATTAAATTATTGAATAATAATAAAATTGAATTAACTGGGGAAGAATCTGTAGGAATTTATGGAAAAAGAGCAGAGATTGATAATAAAGGAAGTATTTCTGTAGGAGAAAAATCAGCAGCAATATATTTAGTAGAGGATAATGGAGGAAAAACTTTAGCAGGAAGTGCTAAAAATAATGGTCTTATTACTTTAGGTGAATATTCATCAGGAATGTTATATAAATCAGCAGCAACTGGAAAATATCAAGCATTAGATGGTGGAATATTCAATTTTGGAGAAATAAAATCTACTGCTAAAAATGCAATAGGAATGAATTTTGAAAGTTCTCATAATTCTAAAAAAATAATAAATGAAACAACAGGAAAAATTGAATTGACAGGAGAAAATTCCATTGGAATGTATGCTTCAGGAACTGGAAATTATGAAATTCAAAATCTAGGAAAAATTTTAATGGGTTCATCTTCAGAATTGAAAACTCCTAATATAGGAGTTTATACAAATAATAAAAATAGCCTTATAAAAAATAAAGGGATAATATCTGTTGGAGCTAAGTCAATAGGAATTTATGGACATTCTGTAAATACTGAAAATGATTCTGATATTTCTGTTGGAAATTCAGGAATAGGAGTTTATTCAGTAGGTGGAAATTTAAATTTAAAAGGAAAACTAAAAGTTGGAACAAATGAAGCTAAAGGAGTGCTTGTAACAGGGGATAACCAAGTTGTAACAAATGATATGTCAAGTATAACCTTAGAAGATAATTCTTTTGGAATTGTTGATACAGGAAATAATAATAAAATAAGCTCTAATACAACAGAAGTTTCCTTAGGAAATAAAAATGTTTTTCTATATTCTGAAAGTACTACTGGAGATATTATAAATAACACAAAAATTACTACAAATGGAAATGGAAATTTTGGAATTTATACAGCAGGTAAAGCTTCTAACACAGCTAATATGGACTTAAGACAAGGATTAGGAAATGTTGGACTTTATAGTATAGGAACAAAATTAGTAAGTAATTCAGAGACAATAAAAGTTGGAGCTTCTGATCCTTTACAAAGACTATATTCAATTGCTATGGCAGCTGGATATTATGATAGGGATAGCAAAACTACTATTCATACAGGAAATATTGTAAATACAGGAAGAATTGAAGTAAGTGGTAAATATGGAATAGGAATGTATGCAAGTGGTCTGGGTTCTAAAGCTGTAAATGAAGGAAATATTTATTTAACAGGGAGAAACTCTATTGGAATGTTCTTAGATAATGGAGCAGAAGGAATAAATAAAGGAAATATTATAGCTACCCCAGATGCAGTTAGAGCTATTGGAGCTGTTGCTATGAATGGAGCAATATTTAAAAACTATGGTACTATTAATATAGTTTCAAAAAATGGAGTAGGTGTTTTAGTAAGAAAAGGTGGAAAATTAGAAGAATATGCAAATCCTTCTGCAAGTGCAGCACCAGGAAGTTCTAATATTTCTGCTGAAACAAGAGTCAAAACTTCAAATTTAACAAAAACTGAAAAAGAAATTGAAGGAGGCAGTGTAAAAATAACAACGCCTACTGGAAGTAAGAATGGAAAAATAGAAATTAATGGGAAAAAAGTTCCTAATGTAGGAATTGATACAAATGTTCCTTCACCTAATGCTAGAATTATTGAAAAAACAAAAGAAGGAAGTTCAAAAGTAAAAATTATAAATTTAAGAGAGAATGAGATAGAAAAATCAAAAGCGAGTGCTAGTAAATTAGGAATGTATGTTGACACTTCTGGAGTTAATTATACAAATCCGATTCAAGGTTTGAATAATCTTACTGAAGAAACAGAAGTAGATTTTATCCTTGGAACAGAAGCAGCTAAATATACTAATTCTAAGGCTATAAAAATTAAAGAGAATATTTTAACTCCATATAATGAAACAATTTTATCTAATCCTCAAATTAAAAAATGGTATGTGTATTCAGGTTCTTTGACATGGATAGGGACTGTTCAATTAAATTCAGATGAAAGTCAAGTGAAAGCAGCTTATTTAGCAAAAATTCCATATACAAATTTTGCAAATGACAAAGATGTATACAATTTTTCAGATGGATTGGAACAAAGATACGATAAGAATGCACTTGATTCAAAAGAAAAATCAGTATTTAATAAACTAAATGGAATAGGAAAAAATGAAGCAATTTTATTATCACAAGCATTTGATGAAATGATGGGACATCAATATGCAACTGTTCAACAAAGAATAAATGCAACAGGAGAAATTCTTTCTCAAGAATTTGACTATTTAAGAAGTGAATGGCAAACAGTATCTAAAGATTCAAATAAAGTAAAAGTATTTGGAACTAATGGAGAATATAAGACAGATACAGCAGGAGTAATAGATTATAAGAATTATGCTTATGGTGTAGCTTATGTACATGAAGATGAAACTGTAAGATTAGGAAAAACTCTTGGCTGGTATACAGGTATAGTTCATAATACATTTAAGTTTAAAGATATAGGAAGATCAAAAGAACAAATGTTACAAGCAAAACTTGGAGTATTTAAATCAGTTCCATTTGATTATGATAATAGCTTAAACTGGACAATATCTTGGGAAGTATTTGCAGGATATAATAAAATGCATAGAAGATTCTTAGTTGTAGATGAAATATTCCATGCAAAATCTAAATACTATTCTTATGGATTAGGAGTAAAAAATGAAGTAAGTAAAAGCTTTAGATTAAGTGAAGACTTCTCATTCAAACCATATGCAGCATTAAAAACAGAGTATGGAAGAATGACTAAGATAAGAGAAAAGTCAGGAGAAATAAAACTGGAAGTTAAACATAATGATTATTTCTCAATAAGACCAGAATTTGGAGGAGAACTTGCCTATAAACATCTATTTGATAGAAAGACATTAGCAGTAGGCTTAACAGTAGCTTATGAAAATGAATTAGGAAGAATAGCAAATGGAAAAAATAAAGCAAGAGTTGTAGATACAACAGCAGATTGGTTCAATATCAGAGGAGAAAAAGAAGATAGAAGAGGAAATATAAAAACAGACTTAAATATTGGTTTAGATAACCAAAGATATGGAGTAACTGCAAATGTAGGATATGACACAAAAGGCCATAATGTAAGAGGAGGATTAGGATTAAGAGTTATATTCTAA
- a CDS encoding sensor histidine kinase, with translation MKMNNKPLNIKIGFYFLITNLVLVLLLGSIFYFSSSSLLIQKEISAKTEAIEKSGNYIELYMSKLTTLSQVISHDKGVYDYLKNKDETEKNRILNIIDNTLSTDPYIKSIILIRKDGAVISNEKNVNMEVSSDMMKEEWYVNSLMNPMPVLNPLRKQNFSLDGMDDWVISVSREIADTNGENLGVLLIDVKYQALHEYLQNQETGKNSDIVILDEDNRIVYYKEIPYDTSQEKYLKNLKNIEEGYNRKENKVTVKYPIKNTHWTLIEISYMQEIDSLKNHFFEMIVISCLASLLITVLISISVLRRITKPIKELEQHMNNFNNDLSKINLKGDVSIEILSLQNHFNEMIDRIKYLREYEINALYSQINPHFLYNTLDTIIWMAEFQDTEKVISITKALSNFFRISLSNGKEKIPLKEEIRHIKEYLYIQKQRYEDKLEYKISIQEELENIEVPKIILQPFVENAIYHGIKNLDTTGIISIYSQIIENKIELIIEDNGIGFEAAKKQALMKMGGVGIKNVNKRIQYYYGNEYGAKIDSSFKAGARIIITLPYK, from the coding sequence ATGAAAATGAATAATAAACCACTAAACATAAAGATAGGATTTTATTTTTTAATTACCAATTTAGTTCTAGTTTTACTTTTAGGAAGTATATTTTATTTCAGTTCAAGTAGTCTTTTAATACAGAAAGAAATTTCAGCTAAGACTGAAGCTATTGAAAAAAGTGGGAATTATATTGAGTTATATATGAGTAAATTGACAACATTAAGTCAAGTAATTTCACATGATAAAGGAGTATATGATTATCTAAAAAATAAAGATGAAACTGAGAAAAATAGAATTTTAAATATAATAGATAATACACTTTCCACAGATCCTTATATAAAATCTATTATTTTAATAAGAAAAGATGGAGCAGTTATTTCTAATGAAAAAAATGTAAATATGGAAGTTTCTAGTGATATGATGAAAGAGGAATGGTATGTAAATTCTTTAATGAACCCTATGCCTGTATTAAATCCACTTAGAAAACAAAATTTCTCACTTGATGGAATGGACGATTGGGTTATTTCTGTAAGTAGAGAAATTGCAGATACTAATGGAGAAAATTTAGGTGTATTGTTGATAGATGTAAAATACCAAGCACTTCATGAGTATCTTCAAAATCAAGAAACAGGAAAGAACAGTGATATTGTTATTTTAGATGAGGATAATAGGATAGTTTACTATAAGGAAATCCCTTATGATACCTCCCAAGAAAAGTATCTAAAAAATTTAAAAAATATTGAAGAAGGATATAACAGAAAAGAAAACAAAGTCACAGTAAAATATCCTATTAAGAATACTCATTGGACATTGATTGAAATTTCATATATGCAAGAAATTGACAGCTTAAAAAATCATTTTTTTGAAATGATAGTTATAAGTTGTTTGGCTTCTCTTTTAATTACAGTTTTAATAAGTATCAGTGTATTGAGAAGAATTACAAAACCAATTAAAGAGTTAGAGCAACATATGAATAATTTTAATAATGATTTATCAAAAATAAATTTAAAAGGTGATGTAAGTATTGAAATTTTAAGTTTACAAAATCATTTTAATGAAATGATAGATAGAATTAAGTATTTAAGAGAATATGAAATCAATGCCCTTTACAGCCAAATTAATCCACATTTTCTATACAATACACTGGATACTATAATTTGGATGGCAGAATTTCAGGATACTGAAAAGGTTATTTCTATTACAAAGGCTTTATCTAACTTTTTTAGAATTTCTTTAAGCAATGGAAAAGAAAAAATTCCTTTAAAAGAAGAAATAAGACATATTAAAGAATATTTATATATACAAAAACAAAGATATGAAGATAAATTAGAATATAAAATATCTATACAAGAAGAATTAGAAAACATAGAGGTACCTAAGATTATATTGCAACCTTTTGTAGAAAATGCAATTTATCATGGTATTAAAAATTTAGATACAACAGGAATAATTTCTATATATTCTCAAATAATAGAGAATAAGATAGAATTAATAATAGAGGATAATGGTATTGGATTTGAAGCAGCTAAAAAACAAGCACTTATGAAAATGGGTGGTGTTGGAATTAAAAATGTAAATAAGAGAATTCAGTATTATTATGGAAATGAATATGGAGCAAAAATAGATAGTTCCTTTAAAGCAGGAGCTAGAATCATAATAACCCTACCTTATAAATAG
- a CDS encoding response regulator transcription factor has protein sequence MYKLMIADDEPLIRRGIKQLIDLSSLQIGEIHEASTGEEALKVFEEFKPEIVLMDINMPKIDGLSVAKKIKSINPDTKIAIITGYNYFDYAQTAIKIGVEDYILKPISKSDVSEIIVKLVSSLQKERKDKEIEKVLEKITTVDTQDNIAKNNYKELIQNIIEESYTDSQFTLSVLSEKLDLSSGYLSIMFKKNFGIPFQDYLLQKRMEKAKLLLLTTELKNYEIAEQVGFEDVNYFITKFKKYYQITPKQYRETVLKNENE, from the coding sequence GTGTATAAGTTAATGATTGCAGATGATGAACCTCTGATTAGGAGAGGTATAAAACAACTAATAGATTTATCTTCTTTACAAATTGGAGAAATTCATGAGGCTTCAACGGGAGAAGAGGCATTAAAAGTATTTGAAGAGTTTAAACCTGAAATTGTTTTAATGGATATTAATATGCCAAAAATTGATGGATTATCGGTTGCAAAAAAGATAAAATCAATAAATCCTGATACAAAAATAGCAATCATTACAGGATATAATTATTTTGATTATGCACAAACGGCTATTAAAATTGGAGTAGAAGATTATATTTTAAAGCCAATTTCAAAGTCAGATGTTTCAGAGATTATTGTAAAATTAGTGAGTTCCTTGCAAAAGGAAAGAAAAGATAAGGAAATTGAAAAAGTATTAGAAAAAATAACAACAGTAGATACACAAGATAACATTGCAAAAAATAATTATAAAGAATTAATACAAAATATTATTGAAGAAAGCTATACTGATAGTCAATTTACCTTATCCGTTCTCTCTGAAAAATTAGATTTAAGTTCAGGATATTTAAGTATTATGTTTAAGAAAAATTTTGGAATTCCATTTCAAGATTATCTTTTACAAAAGAGAATGGAAAAGGCAAAATTATTACTTTTAACAACTGAACTAAAAAATTATGAAATAGCTGAACAAGTTGGTTTTGAAGATGTAAATTACTTTATAACAAAATTTAAAAAATATTATCAAATTACTCCAAAACAATATAGAGAAACGGTGTTAAAAAATGAAAATGAATAA
- the msrB gene encoding peptide-methionine (R)-S-oxide reductase MsrB yields the protein MYLAGGCFWGVEAYMEKIYGVIDATSGYANGKTKNPKYQDLHSSGHAETVHVRYDASKVNLSTLLKYYFKIIDPTSVNKQGNDRGSQYRTGIYYVNQNDKSVIQDEIKEQQKKYSQKIVVEVLPLKEYYLAEEYHQDYLKKNPNGYCHIDLSKADDIIVDEKKYPKLSEKELRMKLNSKQYEVTQNGDTERAFQNDYWDFFDKGIYVDITTGEPLFSSTDKYASQCGWPSFVKPIVPEVVTYHNDTSFNMIRTEVRSRSGKAHLGHVFDDGPRDRGGKRYCINSAAIQFIPYAEMEAKGYGYLLPLVK from the coding sequence ATATATTTAGCAGGAGGTTGTTTTTGGGGTGTGGAAGCATATATGGAAAAAATCTATGGTGTAATAGATGCAACTTCTGGATATGCAAATGGAAAAACTAAAAATCCGAAATACCAAGATTTACATAGTTCAGGACATGCTGAAACAGTTCATGTTAGATATGATGCAAGTAAAGTTAATCTTTCAACTTTATTAAAATATTATTTTAAAATTATTGATCCAACAAGTGTAAATAAACAAGGAAATGATAGAGGTTCACAATATAGAACAGGAATTTATTATGTAAATCAAAATGATAAATCTGTTATTCAAGATGAAATAAAAGAACAACAAAAAAAATATTCTCAAAAAATTGTAGTAGAAGTTTTACCTTTAAAAGAATATTATTTAGCAGAAGAATATCATCAAGATTATTTGAAAAAAAATCCTAATGGTTATTGTCATATTGATTTATCAAAAGCAGATGATATAATAGTAGATGAAAAAAAATATCCAAAATTATCTGAAAAAGAATTAAGAATGAAATTAAATTCAAAACAATATGAAGTAACACAAAATGGAGATACAGAAAGAGCATTTCAAAATGATTATTGGGATTTTTTTGACAAAGGAATTTATGTTGATATAACAACAGGAGAACCATTATTTTCTTCAACTGATAAATATGCTTCTCAATGTGGATGGCCTAGTTTTGTAAAACCTATTGTTCCAGAAGTTGTAACTTACCATAATGACACTAGTTTCAATATGATAAGAACAGAAGTAAGAAGCAGAAGTGGAAAAGCACATTTAGGACATGTATTTGATGATGGGCCAAGAGATAGAGGTGGAAAAAGATATTGTATCAATAGTGCAGCAATACAATTTATTCCTTATGCAGAAATGGAAGCAAAAGGTTATGGATATTTATTACCACTTGTAAAATAA